Proteins from a genomic interval of Kitasatospora herbaricolor:
- a CDS encoding MIP/aquaporin family protein — protein sequence MSAFSNGDIFVGETLGTAALILLGGGVCAAVTLKKSKALNAGWLAITFGWGFAVMIAAYMSAPKSGAHLNPAVTLAIAVDTGDWSKVPVYLGSQLLGAMIGAVLVWATYLGQFQANEEPTLGIFSTGPEIRNPIQNLLTEIIGTMVLCLAILTQGLTKGLGLSGTGILIVAFTVVGIGLSLGGPTGYAINPVRDLGPRIVHSLLPIPNKGGSDWGYAWIPVAGPAIGGLLAGVLFNVAF from the coding sequence GGCGGTGGCGTCTGCGCCGCCGTCACGCTCAAGAAGTCGAAGGCCCTCAACGCCGGCTGGCTCGCGATCACCTTCGGCTGGGGCTTCGCGGTGATGATCGCCGCTTACATGTCCGCCCCGAAGTCCGGCGCGCACCTGAACCCGGCCGTCACCCTCGCCATCGCGGTCGACACCGGCGACTGGAGCAAGGTCCCGGTCTACCTCGGCTCCCAGCTGCTCGGCGCGATGATCGGCGCCGTACTGGTCTGGGCCACCTACCTCGGCCAGTTCCAGGCCAACGAGGAGCCGACCCTGGGCATCTTCTCAACCGGTCCCGAGATCCGGAACCCGATCCAGAACCTGCTCACCGAGATCATCGGCACCATGGTGCTCTGCCTGGCGATCCTCACCCAGGGCCTCACCAAGGGCCTCGGCCTGTCCGGCACCGGCATCCTGATCGTCGCCTTCACCGTGGTCGGCATCGGCCTCTCGCTCGGCGGCCCGACCGGCTACGCCATCAACCCGGTCCGCGACCTCGGCCCGCGCATCGTGCACTCGCTGCTGCCGATCCCGAACAAGGGCGGCTCCGACTGGGGCTACGCCTGGATTCCGGTCGCCGGTCCCGCCATCGGCGGTCTGCTGGCCGGCGTGCTCTTCAACGTCGCGTTCTGA